A genomic segment from Gracilimonas sediminicola encodes:
- a CDS encoding 3-hydroxyacyl-CoA dehydrogenase family protein gives MDVKKVAVIGGGTMGNGIAHVFAMNDISVNLIETKQEFADKAVATIEKNLDRMVKKEKIDEAKKSATMDGISIFLDVEEGVKDVDLVVEAVPENFEIKKTVWEKVDKAAPDHAILGSNTSSISITKLAALTSRPEKFIGMHFFNPVPVMKLVEIVRGLQTDDETYEIVKEASEKLNKVPVPVNDAPGFVSNRVLMPMINEAIFCVGEGVATAEHVDEVMKLGMAHPMGPLRLADFIGLDVCLDILNVLYEGFKDPKYRPAPLLVKMVDAGKLGNKTGEGFYTYD, from the coding sequence ATGGACGTAAAGAAAGTAGCTGTGATAGGCGGCGGAACAATGGGAAATGGAATTGCGCATGTATTTGCAATGAATGACATTTCCGTAAATCTCATCGAAACCAAACAGGAATTTGCGGATAAAGCCGTGGCGACCATCGAGAAGAACCTGGATCGCATGGTGAAGAAAGAAAAGATCGATGAGGCTAAGAAATCAGCAACTATGGATGGAATCAGCATCTTTCTGGATGTTGAAGAAGGAGTGAAGGATGTTGACCTGGTTGTTGAGGCTGTTCCCGAAAATTTTGAGATCAAGAAAACAGTTTGGGAAAAAGTAGATAAAGCTGCTCCTGATCATGCTATTCTGGGATCAAATACGTCTTCTATTTCTATCACCAAGCTGGCGGCTTTAACATCGCGCCCGGAGAAGTTTATCGGGATGCACTTCTTTAATCCCGTTCCGGTGATGAAGCTGGTTGAGATTGTACGCGGACTCCAAACCGATGATGAAACCTATGAGATAGTTAAAGAGGCTTCAGAGAAATTGAATAAAGTGCCGGTTCCGGTTAATGATGCTCCCGGTTTTGTGAGCAACCGCGTGCTGATGCCCATGATTAACGAGGCCATCTTCTGTGTGGGAGAGGGCGTTGCCACAGCCGAGCATGTAGACGAAGTGATGAAGCTGGGAATGGCGCATCCGATGGGTCCGCTAAGACTGGCAGATTTTATCGGTCTGGATGTATGCCTCGATATCCTGAACGTGCTTTACGAGGGCTTCAAAGATCCGAAATACCGCCCGGCTCCTCTGCTGGTGAAAATGGTGGATGCCGGCAAACTCGGCAACAAAACCGGCGAAGGGTTTTACACCTACGACTGA